The proteins below come from a single Panulirus ornatus isolate Po-2019 chromosome 15, ASM3632096v1, whole genome shotgun sequence genomic window:
- the LOC139753697 gene encoding uncharacterized protein isoform X1 encodes MMESDFPWTDEQTYCFIQARARLKIHSSETPDYVFQSIIDELGLTGQVSPSQARRHWDALVTRYKELSQPALEPEDAAPPSWPFYAAMQDALLTMPPSVLPISVPEEMDGTGEVVEEGNGLDESFHEGQSVDEMEEDYEDEDDDEDDDDDDDDDEDEDVIMEDDDNMGDGYEEDEDSQYMNDSQADENSQEIDDVEVDEIWTEARTLRFIELRGTKESDMVTLGPTPVFAEILEELGMSEEVTVAQARKKWTQLVRRYLELKGPDVEDHKSGYGNGQNLITGDLQGGWLFYPSMHSVMESIKATSPDGGTKSRRSPEYTWSVDITKKFIKIRGEKHAEISQKGHNAVYQDILEKLGITDKVSVMMARKKWNYLVKRYQDEEMAGGERTWAFMKEMGQVMKHFRGANVNKLKSRASPEFLWPNALTRRFIELRVFRHSDFLEAGIQNTYTEIMEELGLEHILNPNQLRKKWNYLVAKYKELSCTTGPDGTSPAPHSWPFYDDMQRALQQIPESAIHGNRTVRTNFENIWTRDVTIRFIQLRGARPPDNTKKVSSVFANIVDELGLTGVITPNQARKKWNYLWSKYIDLSHPDVSEYTRQSWPFYSTMQAVVGALPLSQVLTKKGLADEFEEEEDPQKKIVKRTRQYTCFVCGKTGKILNDFFMFEHDQRLLYTQKTVLEVISHLVSRKMVNMESNTCLCSGCTNLVNEADSVIQRHDRIKEMVQELYNRGIAQAKAEQQQQQQRFARNTAEDSSSEDEKEIKQEERVTYSQRGRKRKATILADDTEVKIKTEPLDDGFESIECDVDFDDDSEDERKRRRTRGRGRGRGRGRVRGRGRGRGRPATRSTLIGRGLGGQYPTSNKRKILPYKGPKIYHCTECDAEFKKYTDLITHKKEVHTVVDNTPLEVEETILENGVITYFNKGKANNSDTSHPCRECDKHFLRKDDLWYHQEICHTEGKGRAKTAFKDRTYACEECGETFLFKYKLKMHINSKHLNDTGQNANDFTCGECGCKLGSLPGLTFHMRKHHNKSLTYRKTTEYLCSDCGFMAPSNKKLREHQEAHCGSSTKPKVQCEICGKTVLKVSLKMHKVKMHSEFKEQCDRCGERYATKTDLLRHINVVHLRILLYNCQYCGERFATSDALRYHRVKMHEKPSFYCQVCGKCYKRVGELNTHIKRAHNDRRKAEVCSYCGKEYYDRSKLRNHLVSKHNVPQEMTYSENYLRKKRVDGLPLAKHMEKRVGMDPKMPHMGPAGVVHQQSQQQQQQQQQQQQQQQQQQQQQQQQQQQQQQQQQQQQQQQQQQQQQHPHHHGVVPHQQHPHMRPVVDEAAEAARNLGAYQEITTTEDDNSLVVTEITEAPTQVEQTVLVDPLSVPQGMMHHPQVAHMQPPMTMHHPMHQQMHHHAAMSRLGVLYHMNMPHPGPSHINM; translated from the exons GAATTAAGCCAGCCTGCTTTGGAACCTGAAGATGCAGCTCCTCCATCATGGCCTTTTTATGCTGCTATGCAGGATGCACTTCTTACTATGCCTCCCTCTGTTCTCCCAATTTCTGTTcctgaagagatggatggaacaGGGGAAGTCGTTGAAGAAGGGAATGGGTTAGATGAGTCATTCCATGAAGGACAGTCAGTTGATGAGATGGAAGAGGATtatgaggatgaagatgatgatgaggatgatgatgatgatgatgatgatgatgaagatgaggatgtaatcatggaagatgatgataatatgggTGATGGGTATGAAGAGGATGAAGATTCCCAGTACATGAATGACTCTCAAGCTGATGAAAATTCACAAGAAATTGATGATGTAGAAGTAGATGAGATAT GGACAGAAGCCAGAACCCTTCGTTTTATTGAACTTCGAGGAACTAAAGAATCCGATATGGTTACCTTGGGGCCTACTCCTGTATTTGC TGAGATCTTAGAAGAATTGGGCATGTCAGAGGAGGTAACAGTTGCTCAAGCTCGTAAAAAGTGGACTCAACTTGTTCGCCGCTACCTTGAATTGAAG gGTCCTGATGTTGAGGACCATAAATCTGGGTATGGAAATGGTCAGAACCTTATCACTGGTGACTTACAGGGAGGATGGTTGTTTTACCCCTCCATGCACTCTGTAATGGAGTCTATCAAAGCCACATCTCCAGACGGAGGCACTAAGTCACGTAGATCTCCTGAATACACAT GGTCTGTTGATATAACAAAGAAATTCATAAAGATTCGTGGAGAGAAACATGCAGAGATTTCCCAGAAGGGCCACAATGCAGTCTACCA AGATATCTTAGAGAAGCTAGGAATCACTGACAAGGTCAGTGTGATGATGGCCCGCAAGAAATGGAATTACCTGGTCAAGAGATATCAG GATGAAGAGATGGCTGGTGGAGAACGCACCTGGGCATTCATGAAGGAGATGGGACAAGTAATGAAGCACTTTAGGGGTGCTAATGTCAACAAGCTCAAATCTCGAGCATCACCTGAGTTTTTAT ggcCAAATGCACTAACCAGAAGGTTCATAGAGTTACGAGTTTTTCGACATTCTGACTTTCTGGAAGCAGGCATACAGAACACCTATAC AGAGATTATGGAGGAGTTGGGGCTGGAGCATATTCTTAACCCAAATCAGCTTAGGAAGAAATGGAATTATCTTGTTGCTAAATACAAA GAACTCTCCTGTACAACTGGACCAGATGGTACTAGCCCTGCACCTCACTCTTGGCCTTTCTATGATGATATGCAGCGTGCCCTTCAGCAGATTCCAGAGAGTGCTATACATGGAAATAGAACTGTTAGAActaattttgaaaatatat GGACAAGAGATGTAACTATAAGATTTATCCAGCTTCGTGGTGCTCGGCCGCCTGACAATACTAAAAAGGTCTCTTCTGTATTTGC GAATATAGTGGATGAGTTAGGGTTAACTGGTGTCATCACTCCCAATCAAGCACGAAAAAAGTGGAATTATCTTTGGAGCAAGTACATT GACCTGAGTCATCCTGATGTCAGCGAGTACACACGACAGTCATGGCCATTTTACTCCACAATGCAGGCTGTGGTTGGTGCACTACCTCTTTCACAGGTTCTCACTAAGAAAG GTTTGGCAGACGAgtttgaagaggaagaagaccctCAGAAAAAGATAGTCAAACGCACAAGACAGTATACTTGCTTTGTCTGTGGGAAGACTGGGAAGATTCTCAATGATTTTTTCATGTTTGAACATGATCAGCGGCTTCTTTACACTCAAAAGACTGTTCTTGAAGTCATCAGCCACCTAGTTAGTCGGAAAATGGTCAACATGGAATCTAACACTTGTCTCTGTTCAGGATGTACCAATCTTGTGAATGAGGCAGATTCTGTAATCCAAAGACATGACAGAATAAAGGAAATGGTACAAGAACTTTATAATAGAGGCATTGCCCAAGCTAAagcagaacagcagcagcagcaacaacgctTTGCCAGGAACACTGCAGAAGACAGTAGTTCTGAAGATGAGAAAGAGATTAAAcaggaggagagagtgacttACAGCCAGAGAGGAAGGAAACGTAAAGCTACAAttcttgctgatgatacagaagttAAAATAAAGACAGAGCCATTAGATGATGGCTTTGAAAGTATTGAATGTGATGTTGACTTTGACGATGACTCTGAGGATGAGCGTaagagaagaagaacaagaggcagaggtagaggaaggggaagaggaagagttaGAGGAAGGGGACGGGGTCGAGGTCGACCAGCTACACGGTCTACTTTGATTGGCCGTGGGCTAGGTGGACAATACCCGACATCAAATAAAAGGAAGATTTTACCATATAAAGGTCCCAAAATATATCATTGTACAGAATGCGATGCAGAATTCAAAAAGTATACAGATCTTATAACTCATAAAAAGGAGGTTCATACTGTAGTAGATAACACTCCTCTTGAAGTTGAAGAAACCATTCTTGAAAATGGGGTAATCACTTACTTTAATAAAGGCAAAGCAAATAATTCTGATACTAGCCATCCGTGTAGAGAATGTGACAAGCACTTTTTACGTAAGGATGACCTTTGGTATCATCAAGAAATATGCCATACTGAAGGTAAAGGTAGGGCTAAAACTGCCTTTAAAGATCGAACATATGCttgtgaagagtgtggtgaaacTTTCTTATTTAAATATAAACTTAAGATGCATATTAACAGCAAACACCTGAATGATACTGGCCAGAATGCAAATGACTTTACATGTGGAGAATGTGGATGTAAGTTAGGCAGCCTTCCTGGCCTTACATTCCATATGAGAAAGCATCACAACAAAAGCCTCACATACCGAAAGACAACTGAATACTTGTGCAGTGATTGTGGTTTCATGGCTCCATCCAACAAGAAGTTAAGAGAACATCAAGAAGCACACTGTGGTTCATCCACAAAGCCAAAAGTCCAGTGTGAGATTTGTGGGAAGACTGTCCTTAAAGTGTCGCTGAAAATGCACAAGGTGAAAATGCATTCTGAATTTAAGGAACAATGTGATAGATGTGGTGAACGTTATGCAACAAAAACAGACCTTTTACGACACATTAATGTAGTGCATCTTCGCATCCTTCTTTACAATTGTCAATACTGTGGTGAACGCTTTGCCACTTCAGATGCTCTTCGATATCATAGGGTTAAGATGCATGAAAAGCCATCCTTCTATTGTCAGGTTTGTGGTAAGTGTTATAAGAGGGTAGGGGAACTTAATACTCATATTAAACGTGCTCATAATGATCGTAGGAAGGCAGAGGTTTGTTCTTATTGTGGCAAAGAATACTATGACCGTAGTAAGCTGCGTAACCATTTGGTAAGTAAGCATAATGTTCCTCAGGAAATGACGTATTCAGAGAATTATTTACGGAAAAAGCGTGTTGATGGACTACCCTTGGCCAAGCATATGGAGAAACGGGTAGGTATGGATCCTAAGATGCCACACATGGGCCCTGCTGGAGTAGTCCATCAACAgtcacagcaacagcagcaacaacagcagcagcagcagcagcagcagcagcagcagcaacagcagcaacagcagcagcagcagcaacaacaacaacaacaacaacagcagcagcagcagcaacagcagcagcaacaacagcatccTCATCATCATGGTGTAGTTCCACATCAACAACATCCACACATGCGACCAGTGGTGGATGAGGCAGCTGAGGCTGCACGCAATCTTGGAGCATACCAAGAGATTACTACAACCGAAGATGACAATTCTCTAGTTGTGACTGAGATCACAGAGGCTCCAACACAGGTTGAACAAACTGTGCTGGTAGATCCTCTGAGTGTGCCTCAGGGTATGATGCATCATCCTCAGGTTGCTCATATGCAACCACCCATGACCATGCATCATCCCATGCATCAGCAAATGCATCACCATGCAGCAATGTCTCGTCTTGGTGTGCTTTACCACATGAACATGCCTCACCCTGGTCCATCACACATAAACATGTAG
- the LOC139753697 gene encoding uncharacterized protein isoform X2, with product MQDALLTMPPSVLPISVPEEMDGTGEVVEEGNGLDESFHEGQSVDEMEEDYEDEDDDEDDDDDDDDDEDEDVIMEDDDNMGDGYEEDEDSQYMNDSQADENSQEIDDVEVDEIWTEARTLRFIELRGTKESDMVTLGPTPVFAEILEELGMSEEVTVAQARKKWTQLVRRYLELKGPDVEDHKSGYGNGQNLITGDLQGGWLFYPSMHSVMESIKATSPDGGTKSRRSPEYTWSVDITKKFIKIRGEKHAEISQKGHNAVYQDILEKLGITDKVSVMMARKKWNYLVKRYQDEEMAGGERTWAFMKEMGQVMKHFRGANVNKLKSRASPEFLWPNALTRRFIELRVFRHSDFLEAGIQNTYTEIMEELGLEHILNPNQLRKKWNYLVAKYKELSCTTGPDGTSPAPHSWPFYDDMQRALQQIPESAIHGNRTVRTNFENIWTRDVTIRFIQLRGARPPDNTKKVSSVFANIVDELGLTGVITPNQARKKWNYLWSKYIDLSHPDVSEYTRQSWPFYSTMQAVVGALPLSQVLTKKGLADEFEEEEDPQKKIVKRTRQYTCFVCGKTGKILNDFFMFEHDQRLLYTQKTVLEVISHLVSRKMVNMESNTCLCSGCTNLVNEADSVIQRHDRIKEMVQELYNRGIAQAKAEQQQQQQRFARNTAEDSSSEDEKEIKQEERVTYSQRGRKRKATILADDTEVKIKTEPLDDGFESIECDVDFDDDSEDERKRRRTRGRGRGRGRGRVRGRGRGRGRPATRSTLIGRGLGGQYPTSNKRKILPYKGPKIYHCTECDAEFKKYTDLITHKKEVHTVVDNTPLEVEETILENGVITYFNKGKANNSDTSHPCRECDKHFLRKDDLWYHQEICHTEGKGRAKTAFKDRTYACEECGETFLFKYKLKMHINSKHLNDTGQNANDFTCGECGCKLGSLPGLTFHMRKHHNKSLTYRKTTEYLCSDCGFMAPSNKKLREHQEAHCGSSTKPKVQCEICGKTVLKVSLKMHKVKMHSEFKEQCDRCGERYATKTDLLRHINVVHLRILLYNCQYCGERFATSDALRYHRVKMHEKPSFYCQVCGKCYKRVGELNTHIKRAHNDRRKAEVCSYCGKEYYDRSKLRNHLVSKHNVPQEMTYSENYLRKKRVDGLPLAKHMEKRVGMDPKMPHMGPAGVVHQQSQQQQQQQQQQQQQQQQQQQQQQQQQQQQQQQQQQQQQQQQQQQQQHPHHHGVVPHQQHPHMRPVVDEAAEAARNLGAYQEITTTEDDNSLVVTEITEAPTQVEQTVLVDPLSVPQGMMHHPQVAHMQPPMTMHHPMHQQMHHHAAMSRLGVLYHMNMPHPGPSHINM from the exons ATGCAGGATGCACTTCTTACTATGCCTCCCTCTGTTCTCCCAATTTCTGTTcctgaagagatggatggaacaGGGGAAGTCGTTGAAGAAGGGAATGGGTTAGATGAGTCATTCCATGAAGGACAGTCAGTTGATGAGATGGAAGAGGATtatgaggatgaagatgatgatgaggatgatgatgatgatgatgatgatgatgaagatgaggatgtaatcatggaagatgatgataatatgggTGATGGGTATGAAGAGGATGAAGATTCCCAGTACATGAATGACTCTCAAGCTGATGAAAATTCACAAGAAATTGATGATGTAGAAGTAGATGAGATAT GGACAGAAGCCAGAACCCTTCGTTTTATTGAACTTCGAGGAACTAAAGAATCCGATATGGTTACCTTGGGGCCTACTCCTGTATTTGC TGAGATCTTAGAAGAATTGGGCATGTCAGAGGAGGTAACAGTTGCTCAAGCTCGTAAAAAGTGGACTCAACTTGTTCGCCGCTACCTTGAATTGAAG gGTCCTGATGTTGAGGACCATAAATCTGGGTATGGAAATGGTCAGAACCTTATCACTGGTGACTTACAGGGAGGATGGTTGTTTTACCCCTCCATGCACTCTGTAATGGAGTCTATCAAAGCCACATCTCCAGACGGAGGCACTAAGTCACGTAGATCTCCTGAATACACAT GGTCTGTTGATATAACAAAGAAATTCATAAAGATTCGTGGAGAGAAACATGCAGAGATTTCCCAGAAGGGCCACAATGCAGTCTACCA AGATATCTTAGAGAAGCTAGGAATCACTGACAAGGTCAGTGTGATGATGGCCCGCAAGAAATGGAATTACCTGGTCAAGAGATATCAG GATGAAGAGATGGCTGGTGGAGAACGCACCTGGGCATTCATGAAGGAGATGGGACAAGTAATGAAGCACTTTAGGGGTGCTAATGTCAACAAGCTCAAATCTCGAGCATCACCTGAGTTTTTAT ggcCAAATGCACTAACCAGAAGGTTCATAGAGTTACGAGTTTTTCGACATTCTGACTTTCTGGAAGCAGGCATACAGAACACCTATAC AGAGATTATGGAGGAGTTGGGGCTGGAGCATATTCTTAACCCAAATCAGCTTAGGAAGAAATGGAATTATCTTGTTGCTAAATACAAA GAACTCTCCTGTACAACTGGACCAGATGGTACTAGCCCTGCACCTCACTCTTGGCCTTTCTATGATGATATGCAGCGTGCCCTTCAGCAGATTCCAGAGAGTGCTATACATGGAAATAGAACTGTTAGAActaattttgaaaatatat GGACAAGAGATGTAACTATAAGATTTATCCAGCTTCGTGGTGCTCGGCCGCCTGACAATACTAAAAAGGTCTCTTCTGTATTTGC GAATATAGTGGATGAGTTAGGGTTAACTGGTGTCATCACTCCCAATCAAGCACGAAAAAAGTGGAATTATCTTTGGAGCAAGTACATT GACCTGAGTCATCCTGATGTCAGCGAGTACACACGACAGTCATGGCCATTTTACTCCACAATGCAGGCTGTGGTTGGTGCACTACCTCTTTCACAGGTTCTCACTAAGAAAG GTTTGGCAGACGAgtttgaagaggaagaagaccctCAGAAAAAGATAGTCAAACGCACAAGACAGTATACTTGCTTTGTCTGTGGGAAGACTGGGAAGATTCTCAATGATTTTTTCATGTTTGAACATGATCAGCGGCTTCTTTACACTCAAAAGACTGTTCTTGAAGTCATCAGCCACCTAGTTAGTCGGAAAATGGTCAACATGGAATCTAACACTTGTCTCTGTTCAGGATGTACCAATCTTGTGAATGAGGCAGATTCTGTAATCCAAAGACATGACAGAATAAAGGAAATGGTACAAGAACTTTATAATAGAGGCATTGCCCAAGCTAAagcagaacagcagcagcagcaacaacgctTTGCCAGGAACACTGCAGAAGACAGTAGTTCTGAAGATGAGAAAGAGATTAAAcaggaggagagagtgacttACAGCCAGAGAGGAAGGAAACGTAAAGCTACAAttcttgctgatgatacagaagttAAAATAAAGACAGAGCCATTAGATGATGGCTTTGAAAGTATTGAATGTGATGTTGACTTTGACGATGACTCTGAGGATGAGCGTaagagaagaagaacaagaggcagaggtagaggaaggggaagaggaagagttaGAGGAAGGGGACGGGGTCGAGGTCGACCAGCTACACGGTCTACTTTGATTGGCCGTGGGCTAGGTGGACAATACCCGACATCAAATAAAAGGAAGATTTTACCATATAAAGGTCCCAAAATATATCATTGTACAGAATGCGATGCAGAATTCAAAAAGTATACAGATCTTATAACTCATAAAAAGGAGGTTCATACTGTAGTAGATAACACTCCTCTTGAAGTTGAAGAAACCATTCTTGAAAATGGGGTAATCACTTACTTTAATAAAGGCAAAGCAAATAATTCTGATACTAGCCATCCGTGTAGAGAATGTGACAAGCACTTTTTACGTAAGGATGACCTTTGGTATCATCAAGAAATATGCCATACTGAAGGTAAAGGTAGGGCTAAAACTGCCTTTAAAGATCGAACATATGCttgtgaagagtgtggtgaaacTTTCTTATTTAAATATAAACTTAAGATGCATATTAACAGCAAACACCTGAATGATACTGGCCAGAATGCAAATGACTTTACATGTGGAGAATGTGGATGTAAGTTAGGCAGCCTTCCTGGCCTTACATTCCATATGAGAAAGCATCACAACAAAAGCCTCACATACCGAAAGACAACTGAATACTTGTGCAGTGATTGTGGTTTCATGGCTCCATCCAACAAGAAGTTAAGAGAACATCAAGAAGCACACTGTGGTTCATCCACAAAGCCAAAAGTCCAGTGTGAGATTTGTGGGAAGACTGTCCTTAAAGTGTCGCTGAAAATGCACAAGGTGAAAATGCATTCTGAATTTAAGGAACAATGTGATAGATGTGGTGAACGTTATGCAACAAAAACAGACCTTTTACGACACATTAATGTAGTGCATCTTCGCATCCTTCTTTACAATTGTCAATACTGTGGTGAACGCTTTGCCACTTCAGATGCTCTTCGATATCATAGGGTTAAGATGCATGAAAAGCCATCCTTCTATTGTCAGGTTTGTGGTAAGTGTTATAAGAGGGTAGGGGAACTTAATACTCATATTAAACGTGCTCATAATGATCGTAGGAAGGCAGAGGTTTGTTCTTATTGTGGCAAAGAATACTATGACCGTAGTAAGCTGCGTAACCATTTGGTAAGTAAGCATAATGTTCCTCAGGAAATGACGTATTCAGAGAATTATTTACGGAAAAAGCGTGTTGATGGACTACCCTTGGCCAAGCATATGGAGAAACGGGTAGGTATGGATCCTAAGATGCCACACATGGGCCCTGCTGGAGTAGTCCATCAACAgtcacagcaacagcagcaacaacagcagcagcagcagcagcagcagcagcagcagcaacagcagcaacagcagcagcagcagcaacaacaacaacaacaacaacagcagcagcagcagcaacagcagcagcaacaacagcatccTCATCATCATGGTGTAGTTCCACATCAACAACATCCACACATGCGACCAGTGGTGGATGAGGCAGCTGAGGCTGCACGCAATCTTGGAGCATACCAAGAGATTACTACAACCGAAGATGACAATTCTCTAGTTGTGACTGAGATCACAGAGGCTCCAACACAGGTTGAACAAACTGTGCTGGTAGATCCTCTGAGTGTGCCTCAGGGTATGATGCATCATCCTCAGGTTGCTCATATGCAACCACCCATGACCATGCATCATCCCATGCATCAGCAAATGCATCACCATGCAGCAATGTCTCGTCTTGGTGTGCTTTACCACATGAACATGCCTCACCCTGGTCCATCACACATAAACATGTAG